GCCGATGACACTCCAGGTCCGGGAGGGCAGGATCTTCATGCTCACCTTCCCCGACTCGCCGAAGGTCGACCATGTCAGGAGGAACCCCCGCTGCCAGATCTATGCCGATCTGGCGGAAGGGGAGAACCAGGGTTTCGTGAGGCTCTCCTGCACACCCGAGGTCATAGCGGACCCATCGCTCAGGAAGGCGGTCTTCACCCAGGCGCCGTACGCCAGGACCTTCTGGGAATCGTCGGACGACCCGCGGTTCTGCCTCCTCGGCTTCTCACCGGTGGGCGGGGATGTCCTGAAGCCCGGCGAGATGTACACGAGAACCATCACGATGGAGATGTGATGAAGCTCCGGGCCGCTGCCGGGAACGCGGCGGCCGCCCGTGGGATTATCCTCTTCTGTGAGTATATTCGCGGTCTGCAGGATGGAAGGGCTCGCCCTGAAGCCCGGCAGATCCGGCCGTCGTTCGAGATCTGGATCCCAACCACGAACGGAGGAGTGACTTGAAGCTCTCGTTCTCCATCCTGG
This genomic interval from Candidatus Fermentibacter sp. contains the following:
- a CDS encoding pyridoxamine 5'-phosphate oxidase family protein, with the translated sequence MSGTVTLSEALDLLASRKTVVLATCSGSGPALRPMTLQVREGRIFMLTFPDSPKVDHVRRNPRCQIYADLAEGENQGFVRLSCTPEVIADPSLRKAVFTQAPYARTFWESSDDPRFCLLGFSPVGGDVLKPGEMYTRTITMEM